The proteins below come from a single Sinorhizobium fredii genomic window:
- the xdhA gene encoding xanthine dehydrogenase small subunit, protein MTTEIRNTIRFLLNDRQVELADVSPVQTMLDFLRIDRNLRGTKEGCAEGDCGACTVLVGRLYDGRLKYESVNGCIRFVASLDGCHVVTVEALAEPNGPLHPVQRAMVDTHASQCGFCTPGFVMSLYGLWMENPRPSVQEIEKALQGNLCRCTGYAAIIRAAQAISSIGEVGKDPLVAEREKIAGQLAALRDGRRVEIGNEADRVVLPASLDDFADVLESNPNVTIVAGSTDVGLWVTKFMRDIAPVVHLSHLEELRRISVDDEGITLAAGVSYTEAYTVIVRHLPQLRELWDRIGGEQVRNMGTIGGNIANGSPIGDTPPALIALGASVTLRKGGARRTVPLGSFFIEYGRQDRHPGEFVESVHIPFLSGADRFAVYKVSKRLDEDISSVCGAFRVTLDSEGKVADATIAFGGMAGTPKRAANVEAALKGRGWTGAAIEAAVGAFEQDFTPLTDWRASADYRMLVAKNLLRRFYLETQDKGIVRIDRTVAVAV, encoded by the coding sequence ATGACGACCGAAATCCGCAATACGATCCGCTTCCTCCTGAACGACCGGCAGGTCGAGCTTGCCGATGTCTCGCCGGTCCAGACGATGCTCGATTTCCTGCGCATCGACCGCAATCTGCGCGGCACCAAGGAAGGCTGCGCAGAAGGCGACTGCGGCGCCTGCACGGTGCTCGTCGGCCGCCTTTACGACGGCAGGCTGAAATACGAATCCGTCAATGGCTGCATCCGTTTCGTTGCCTCGCTCGATGGCTGTCATGTCGTCACCGTCGAGGCGCTCGCCGAGCCGAATGGGCCGCTCCACCCGGTGCAGCGGGCGATGGTCGACACGCACGCGTCGCAATGCGGCTTCTGTACGCCGGGCTTCGTCATGTCGCTCTACGGTCTCTGGATGGAAAACCCAAGGCCCAGCGTCCAGGAGATCGAGAAGGCGCTGCAGGGCAATCTCTGTCGCTGCACCGGATATGCGGCGATCATTCGCGCCGCCCAGGCGATTTCGTCAATCGGCGAGGTCGGAAAGGACCCGCTGGTTGCCGAGCGCGAGAAGATCGCCGGCCAGCTTGCCGCCCTCAGGGACGGCCGCCGCGTCGAGATCGGCAACGAGGCCGATCGCGTGGTGCTGCCGGCTTCGCTCGACGATTTCGCTGATGTCCTGGAAAGCAACCCAAATGTGACGATCGTGGCCGGCTCCACCGATGTCGGGCTTTGGGTAACGAAATTCATGCGTGATATCGCCCCGGTCGTCCACCTCTCGCACCTCGAGGAATTGCGCCGGATCTCCGTCGACGATGAGGGCATCACGCTCGCGGCCGGTGTGAGCTACACCGAAGCCTATACCGTGATCGTCCGCCACCTCCCGCAATTGCGCGAGCTCTGGGACCGGATCGGCGGCGAGCAGGTGCGCAACATGGGTACGATCGGCGGCAATATCGCCAACGGCTCGCCGATCGGCGATACGCCGCCGGCGCTGATCGCGCTCGGCGCCTCGGTGACGTTGCGGAAGGGCGGGGCCCGACGGACGGTGCCGCTTGGATCCTTTTTCATCGAGTATGGCAGGCAGGACCGTCATCCAGGCGAATTCGTCGAGTCCGTCCATATCCCGTTCCTGAGCGGCGCCGACCGGTTTGCCGTCTACAAGGTTTCTAAGCGGCTCGACGAGGATATTTCCTCCGTCTGCGGCGCGTTCCGCGTGACGCTCGATAGCGAGGGCAAGGTTGCGGATGCGACGATCGCCTTCGGCGGCATGGCCGGCACGCCGAAGCGCGCGGCGAATGTCGAGGCCGCGCTCAAGGGGCGAGGCTGGACCGGTGCCGCGATCGAAGCGGCCGTCGGCGCCTTCGAACAGGATTTCACGCCTTTGACCGATTGGCG
- the uraH gene encoding hydroxyisourate hydrolase: protein MRSRGGNPGRLTTHVLDTASGKPAAKLRIDLYRLDGEWREHLVSARTNDDGRCDEPLLSGEAMTTGIYELRFHTGEYLGAESGSNPFLDLIPIRFGIADQNAHYHVPLLLSPYGYSTYRGS, encoded by the coding sequence ATGCGATCTCGAGGCGGAAACCCGGGGCGTCTGACGACCCATGTGCTGGACACGGCAAGCGGCAAGCCTGCGGCGAAGCTGCGCATCGACCTTTACCGTCTGGATGGCGAGTGGCGGGAGCATCTCGTCTCGGCCCGGACGAACGACGACGGCCGCTGCGATGAGCCGCTGCTCAGCGGCGAGGCGATGACGACCGGCATTTACGAGTTGCGCTTCCATACCGGCGAATATCTAGGGGCCGAGAGCGGCAGCAATCCGTTCCTCGATCTCATCCCGATCCGCTTCGGCATTGCCGATCAAAACGCGCATTACCACGTGCCGCTCCTGCTTTCCCCCTACGGCTATTCCACCTATCGCGGGAGCTGA